The Anaeromyxobacter sp. Fw109-5 genomic interval GCTCATCGGCAGCACCGTGCGCCGCGTCCTCGCCGAGCACGAGGTGGAGGTCCTCACCGACGCGAGGGCGGCGCTGGCCCGGCTCGAGGCGGGCGAGCGCTTCGACGTGATCCTGTGCGATCTCATGATGCCCGACCTCACGGGGATGGACCTGCACGAGGCGCTCACCCGCGCCGCACCGGCGGTGGCCCGGCGGATGGTGTTCATCACGGGCGGCGCCTTCACCGAGCGGGCGCGCCGCTTCCTCGAGCGCAGCGACCTGCCGCGGATCGAGAAGCCGTTCGCGCCCGCCACGCTGCGCGAGGCCGTGGACGCGCTGCTCGCCCTGGGGTCCGAGCGCCGCGCGGGTTGACCCTCCGCGGCGCGGCGCAGAACCGCTTGAATCGCGCGCGCCGCGCCGGCATGGGAGGGTCGATGGACGCCGTCGTCACCTTTCGTCAAGTCGGTCGGGACTACCGGACCGCCGGCGGCGCCGTGCTGCGCGCGCTCCGCGAGGTGTCGGGCGAGGTGCCCCCGGGGCGGATCGTCGCGATCACGGGCCGGAGCGGCTCCGGCAAGTCCACGCTCCTGCACCTCGCCGCCGGCATCGACGCGCCCACCTCGGGCGAGGTGTTCCTCCTCGGCCGCTCGCTCGCGGCGCTGCCCGACCGGGAGCGCACGCGGCTCCGGCGCGATCACGTCGGGCTGGTGTTCCAGTTCTTCCACCTCCTGCCGCACCTCTCGGTCGAGGAGAACGTGCTCGTGCCTGCGCTGGTGGCGGGGGATCCCCTCCCGGTCGCCGCCGCGCGCGCGCGCGAGCTCCTCGCGCGCGTGGGGCTGGCCGGCCGCGCGCGGGACGCCGTCCAGAAGCTCTCCGGCGGCGAGATGCAGCGCGTCGCGCTGTGCCGGGCGCTGCTGCGCCGCCCGCGGCTCCTGCTCGCCGACGAGCCGACCGGGAACCTCGACGAGGAGAGCGGCGAGGCGGTCATGGATCTCCTGCTCGGGCTCGCGCGCGGCGAGGGCAGCGCGGTGCTCTTCGTGACGCACAGCCGCGAGCTGGCCGCCCGCGCCGACGAGGCGTGGACGCTCCACTCCGGCGTGCGGGAGCCCTGATCATGAGGCGCTACCTCGCGCGGGCCGTGGCCCGGGAGCTGCGCGCCGCCCGCGCGCTGTTCCTGCTGGCGGTGGCCGGGGTCGCGCTCGGCGTCGGCTCCGTCCTCTCCATCCAGATCCTGAACCGCAGCGCGCTCGGCGCCTTCTCGGGCACGGTGCGCGCCGTGTCCGGCGAGGCTGAGCTCTCCGTCCTCGGGTGGGCGGGCTACCTCGACGAGGCGCTCCTCGACGAGGTGCTCGCCGTGCCCGGGGTGGCCGCCGCCGTCCCGCTCTGGCGCGCGGAGGCGGCGGTGGAGGGACGCCCCGAGGCGAGCCTGGAGCTCGTCGGCGCCGACCTGCTCCAGGCCGCCGTGCGCGCGCCGTGGCGGCTGCCCGAGGGCAGCCTCGCGGACGCGCTCGGGCGAGAGGGCTGGGTCGCGGTGACGCCCGCGCTCGCCGAGGAGATGGGCTGGCGCGTGGGCGATCCGGTCCCCGTGTCCCTCGGCTCGCGCCGCGCCACGCTCATCGTGGGGGCGCTCGTGGATCTGAAGCGCGTCGCGCCCCTCGCCAGCCGCCGGCTCGCCGTGATGGACATCGCCCAGGCGCAGTCGCTGCTCGGCGTGCGGGGGCGGATCCACCAGCTCGACGTGCGCGCGGCGGAGGGCGTCGCGCCGGCGGCGCTGCGGGATCGCCTCGAGGCGCGGCTCGGCGCGCGCGCGCGGGTCCTCACCCCCGAGCAGCGCACCGCCGAGGCCGAGGGGCTCCTCGCCGCCTTCCGGCTGAACCTCACCGCGCTGTCGCTCGTGTCGCTGCTCGTGGGCGGCTTCCTCGTCTACGCCTCGGTCCGCGCGTCCCTCGCGCGGCGTCGCGAGGAGCTCGGCATCCTGCGCGCGGTCGGGGCCACGCGCGCTCAGGTCCTGCGCCTGGTGCTCGCCGAGGCGGCGCTGCTCGGCGCCGCGGGGACCGCGGCGGGCATCCCGCTCGGCTGGCTCGCGGCGCGCGCGAACGTGGCCGCGGTGAGCGGCACGATCCGCAACCTGTACCTGCTCGAGGGGATCGACGCGGTGACGCTCGGCCCGGCGCTCGTCCTGCTCGGCGTGGCCACGGGCGTCGCGGGGGCGGTGGCGGGCGCGCTCGGGCCGGCGATCGACGCGAGCCGGGAGGACCCGCGCGCGCTCCTCGCGTCGATCACGCTCGAGGAGCGGGTCCGCGCCAGCGCCGGCCGCGTGCTGCTCGCGGGCGCCGCGGCGCTCGCGGCCGGGATCGGTGCGTACCTGGCGCTGCGCGACGTCTGGGCGCCATCGGCCTTCGCGCTCGCGCTCGGCGTGGTCGTCGCGGTTCCGCTCGCCGCGCCGGCGACGATCCGGCTGCTCGCTCGGACCGGGCGGCCGCGGCGGCTCGGCGTGGGCTACGGCGTCCGCACCCTGGGGGCCCGGCTCGGATCCTCGGCGGTCGCGGCGGGCGCGCTCGCGGTGGCGGTGGCGATGCTCGCGGGCGTGACCGTCATGGTCGGCAGCTTCCGCGCGTCGGTGGAGCGATGGCTCGCCGCGACCATCCGCGCCGACGTCTACGTGACGACGCCCTCCTGGCGCCGCGCGCGCAGCGACGCGACGCTGTCGCCGGAGGCGGTCCGCCGCCTGCGCGAGGCGCCGGGGCTGGTGGCGCTCGACACCCTGCGCCAGGTCCAGGTCCAGGCGGAGGGGAGACGGATCTCGCTCACCGGCATCGACGGCGCGCTCCCGGGCGGCGAGCGGCGGGTCGAGCTCCTCGAAGGGGACCCGGTCGCGGCGATGGCGGCGCTCCGGGGCGGCGCCGCGCTCGTCTCCGAGCCGCTGGCGCGCAAGAGCGGGCTCGGGCCCGGGGGACGGCTCGCGGTGCGCGCGCCCGGCGGGGAGATCCCGGTGCCGGTCGCTGGCGTCTACCGCGACTACGGCACGGAGGGCGGCGCCGCGCTCGTGGATCTCTCCACCTTCGCGCGCCTGTTCGGTCCGGGGCCGCCGTCGAACG includes:
- a CDS encoding FtsX-like permease family protein, which translates into the protein MRRYLARAVARELRAARALFLLAVAGVALGVGSVLSIQILNRSALGAFSGTVRAVSGEAELSVLGWAGYLDEALLDEVLAVPGVAAAVPLWRAEAAVEGRPEASLELVGADLLQAAVRAPWRLPEGSLADALGREGWVAVTPALAEEMGWRVGDPVPVSLGSRRATLIVGALVDLKRVAPLASRRLAVMDIAQAQSLLGVRGRIHQLDVRAAEGVAPAALRDRLEARLGARARVLTPEQRTAEAEGLLAAFRLNLTALSLVSLLVGGFLVYASVRASLARRREELGILRAVGATRAQVLRLVLAEAALLGAAGTAAGIPLGWLAARANVAAVSGTIRNLYLLEGIDAVTLGPALVLLGVATGVAGAVAGALGPAIDASREDPRALLASITLEERVRASAGRVLLAGAAALAAGIGAYLALRDVWAPSAFALALGVVVAVPLAAPATIRLLARTGRPRRLGVGYGVRTLGARLGSSAVAAGALAVAVAMLAGVTVMVGSFRASVERWLAATIRADVYVTTPSWRRARSDATLSPEAVRRLREAPGLVALDTLRQVQVQAEGRRISLTGIDGALPGGERRVELLEGDPVAAMAALRGGAALVSEPLARKSGLGPGGRLAVRAPGGEIPVPVAGVYRDYGTEGGAALVDLSTFARLFGPGPPSNAALYLAPGVDAEAAVERLRAALREHALQIRSNRALRAEVLAIFEQTFAVTRLLQVMGLVIAAAGVTLSLLVLARERRAELALYRALGATRPQLFAVFLGRGLGIGLVGLGLGAAGGAALARVLVEVVNPAFFGWSLALHPPWAALAGQALAILAAAAAASLYPALTASRTPAAELSRDAL
- a CDS encoding ABC transporter ATP-binding protein encodes the protein MDAVVTFRQVGRDYRTAGGAVLRALREVSGEVPPGRIVAITGRSGSGKSTLLHLAAGIDAPTSGEVFLLGRSLAALPDRERTRLRRDHVGLVFQFFHLLPHLSVEENVLVPALVAGDPLPVAAARARELLARVGLAGRARDAVQKLSGGEMQRVALCRALLRRPRLLLADEPTGNLDEESGEAVMDLLLGLARGEGSAVLFVTHSRELAARADEAWTLHSGVREP